A part of Astatotilapia calliptera chromosome 15, fAstCal1.2, whole genome shotgun sequence genomic DNA contains:
- the LOC113007091 gene encoding mediator of RNA polymerase II transcription subunit 26 isoform X2 — protein MTAATATPQVMRDRLLQAIDGQSNICNMVVVVEVISFLEKYPITKEALEETRLGKLINDVRKKTKNEDLAKRAKKLLRNWQKLIEPGKVEVLSKGGTSASWSSIGGAHPCISAPATNPPSGKTGPELKNRNDFNNCSLRVEKPSNKKRKGEQKEGPILPAKIPKTTLNDKIQNSKQLQTNGIGTGTEIFADIRAHQSLDRDIPEALDNDKLNKIPVHAVKPHSNFPGCSKPPSTSSLLKASVLQQQARQEQAASGGKCRPRSPRCSLHSPQTLKQEAVVKQTAPQAQSIPTPSVRPGTVDNSGLGLSPQPFSASVQGFHTDGSGSADLDSHHLPPSMSLHGSTVTPCSGVESLEDEGPSFNTGKRKRQKYRPKDCSVNLEGLTVEDRTKPVRLKDRRLTFDPVTGQIKTSFQKDSFPEGEDRPNHKPENNWSEQPKQNPPVPPSPFQQTDWKELSRSEIIQSYLSQQSNVLTSSGAHTPGAHFFMSEFLKKEEHRSKDAKKTHTLVSDSPPGEIPGVSREVNGKDLSRLHTQHWSGVNGCYDTMDKWYDWTECISLDPHGDESRLNILPYVCLD, from the exons ATGACAGCGGCTACAGCCACTCCGCAGGTGATGAGAGACCGGCTGCTACAGGCCATCGACGGCCAGAGCAAT ATATGCAACATGGTGGTCGTCGTGGAGGTGATCTCCTTTTTGGAGAAATATCCTATCACCAAAGAGGCACTGGAG GAAACCCGCCTGGGCAAGCTCATCAACGACGTCcggaagaaaaccaaaaacgaGGACCTCGCAAAGAGAGCCAAGAAGCTTCTGCGGAACTGGCAGAAGCTAATCGAACCAGGGAAGGTTGAGGTGTTGTCAAAAGGCGGCACCAGTGCGTCGTGGTCTTCCATTGGCGGTGCTCATCCTTGCATCTCTGCTCCAGCCACCAACCCACCGTCGGGTAAAACGGGCCCAGAGTTGAAGAACAGAAATGATTTCAACAACTGCTCCCTGAGAGTGGAAAAACCGAGCAACAAAAAACGCAAGGGCGAGCAGAAGGAAGGACCGATTTTACCAGCAAAGATACCTAAAACAACTCTTAATGATAAAATCCAAAACTCAAAGCAGCTGCAAACCAATGGAATTGGTACCGGCACAGAAATTTTTGCAGATATTCGTGCACATCAGTCTTTGGACAGGGACATTCCTGAGGCTTTGGACAACGACAAGCTAAATAAAATCCCTGTTCATGCTGTAAAACCTCACTCAAATTTCCCAGGATGCAGCAAGCCTCCTAGCACTTCCTCTTTGCTAAAAGCATCAGTTCTGCAGCAGCAAGCCAGACAGGAGCAAGCTGCCTCTGGGGGAAAGTGTCGACCCAGAAGCCCACGCTGTTCCTTGCACAGTCCTCAGACTCTAAAACAGGAAGCTGTTGTGAAACAAACTGCACCCCAAGCACAGAGTATTCCTACCCCCAGCGTGAGACCTGGGACTGTAGATAACTCTGGGCTCGGACTGTCTCCTCAGCCTTTCAGCGCATCTGTTCAGGGTTTTCACACTGACGGTTCAGGGTCTGCTGATTTGGACTCTCACCACCTGCCTCCTAGTATGTCTCTCCACGGCTCCACTGTCACCCCCTGCAGTGGCGTGGAGAGTCTGGAAGATGAGGGTCCTTCTTTTAAtacagggaaaagaaaaagacagaaatacagACCTAAGGATTGCTCTGTTAATTTAGAAGGGCTGACTGTAGAAGACAGAACAAAACCAGTGAGGTtaaaagacaggaggctgacGTTCGATCCTGTAACGGGGCAGATCAAAACCTCCTTCCAGAAGGATTCTTTCCCAGAGGGCGAGGACAGACCGAATCACAAACCTGAGAATAACTGGTCAGAACAGCCGAAGCAAAATCCGCCAGTTCCTCCCAGTCCTTTCCAGCAGACGGACTGGAAAGAGCTGTCGAGGAGCGAAATCATCCAGTCGTACCTTAGCCAGCAAAGCAATGTGCTAACGTCGTCGGGCGCGCACACCCCCGGTGCACACTTTTTCATGTCAGAGTTCCTGAAGAAGGAGGAGCACCGGAGCAAAGATGCTAAGAAAACACACACGCTGGTTTCAGACTCGCCACCTGGAGAGATCCCTGGAGTCAGCAGAGAGGTGAATGGCAAAGACCTGAGCAGGTTACACACACAGCACTGGTCCGGGGTAAATGGTTGCTATGACACAATGGATAAATGGTACGACTGGACCGAGTGCATCTCCTTGGACCCGCACGGAGATGAGAGCAGGCTGAACATACTGCCCTACGTCTGCCTGGATTGA
- the LOC113007091 gene encoding mediator of RNA polymerase II transcription subunit 26 isoform X1: MTAATATPQVMRDRLLQAIDGQSNQICNMVVVVEVISFLEKYPITKEALEETRLGKLINDVRKKTKNEDLAKRAKKLLRNWQKLIEPGKVEVLSKGGTSASWSSIGGAHPCISAPATNPPSGKTGPELKNRNDFNNCSLRVEKPSNKKRKGEQKEGPILPAKIPKTTLNDKIQNSKQLQTNGIGTGTEIFADIRAHQSLDRDIPEALDNDKLNKIPVHAVKPHSNFPGCSKPPSTSSLLKASVLQQQARQEQAASGGKCRPRSPRCSLHSPQTLKQEAVVKQTAPQAQSIPTPSVRPGTVDNSGLGLSPQPFSASVQGFHTDGSGSADLDSHHLPPSMSLHGSTVTPCSGVESLEDEGPSFNTGKRKRQKYRPKDCSVNLEGLTVEDRTKPVRLKDRRLTFDPVTGQIKTSFQKDSFPEGEDRPNHKPENNWSEQPKQNPPVPPSPFQQTDWKELSRSEIIQSYLSQQSNVLTSSGAHTPGAHFFMSEFLKKEEHRSKDAKKTHTLVSDSPPGEIPGVSREVNGKDLSRLHTQHWSGVNGCYDTMDKWYDWTECISLDPHGDESRLNILPYVCLD, from the exons ATGACAGCGGCTACAGCCACTCCGCAGGTGATGAGAGACCGGCTGCTACAGGCCATCGACGGCCAGAGCAAT CAGATATGCAACATGGTGGTCGTCGTGGAGGTGATCTCCTTTTTGGAGAAATATCCTATCACCAAAGAGGCACTGGAG GAAACCCGCCTGGGCAAGCTCATCAACGACGTCcggaagaaaaccaaaaacgaGGACCTCGCAAAGAGAGCCAAGAAGCTTCTGCGGAACTGGCAGAAGCTAATCGAACCAGGGAAGGTTGAGGTGTTGTCAAAAGGCGGCACCAGTGCGTCGTGGTCTTCCATTGGCGGTGCTCATCCTTGCATCTCTGCTCCAGCCACCAACCCACCGTCGGGTAAAACGGGCCCAGAGTTGAAGAACAGAAATGATTTCAACAACTGCTCCCTGAGAGTGGAAAAACCGAGCAACAAAAAACGCAAGGGCGAGCAGAAGGAAGGACCGATTTTACCAGCAAAGATACCTAAAACAACTCTTAATGATAAAATCCAAAACTCAAAGCAGCTGCAAACCAATGGAATTGGTACCGGCACAGAAATTTTTGCAGATATTCGTGCACATCAGTCTTTGGACAGGGACATTCCTGAGGCTTTGGACAACGACAAGCTAAATAAAATCCCTGTTCATGCTGTAAAACCTCACTCAAATTTCCCAGGATGCAGCAAGCCTCCTAGCACTTCCTCTTTGCTAAAAGCATCAGTTCTGCAGCAGCAAGCCAGACAGGAGCAAGCTGCCTCTGGGGGAAAGTGTCGACCCAGAAGCCCACGCTGTTCCTTGCACAGTCCTCAGACTCTAAAACAGGAAGCTGTTGTGAAACAAACTGCACCCCAAGCACAGAGTATTCCTACCCCCAGCGTGAGACCTGGGACTGTAGATAACTCTGGGCTCGGACTGTCTCCTCAGCCTTTCAGCGCATCTGTTCAGGGTTTTCACACTGACGGTTCAGGGTCTGCTGATTTGGACTCTCACCACCTGCCTCCTAGTATGTCTCTCCACGGCTCCACTGTCACCCCCTGCAGTGGCGTGGAGAGTCTGGAAGATGAGGGTCCTTCTTTTAAtacagggaaaagaaaaagacagaaatacagACCTAAGGATTGCTCTGTTAATTTAGAAGGGCTGACTGTAGAAGACAGAACAAAACCAGTGAGGTtaaaagacaggaggctgacGTTCGATCCTGTAACGGGGCAGATCAAAACCTCCTTCCAGAAGGATTCTTTCCCAGAGGGCGAGGACAGACCGAATCACAAACCTGAGAATAACTGGTCAGAACAGCCGAAGCAAAATCCGCCAGTTCCTCCCAGTCCTTTCCAGCAGACGGACTGGAAAGAGCTGTCGAGGAGCGAAATCATCCAGTCGTACCTTAGCCAGCAAAGCAATGTGCTAACGTCGTCGGGCGCGCACACCCCCGGTGCACACTTTTTCATGTCAGAGTTCCTGAAGAAGGAGGAGCACCGGAGCAAAGATGCTAAGAAAACACACACGCTGGTTTCAGACTCGCCACCTGGAGAGATCCCTGGAGTCAGCAGAGAGGTGAATGGCAAAGACCTGAGCAGGTTACACACACAGCACTGGTCCGGGGTAAATGGTTGCTATGACACAATGGATAAATGGTACGACTGGACCGAGTGCATCTCCTTGGACCCGCACGGAGATGAGAGCAGGCTGAACATACTGCCCTACGTCTGCCTGGATTGA
- the smim7 gene encoding small integral membrane protein 7, producing the protein MIGDLLIFGTLLVNAGAVLNFKLKRKESQGFGDDSGSPTTGDNIREFLLSLRYFRIFIALWNIFIMFCMILLFGS; encoded by the exons ATGATCGGGGATCTGTTGATATTCGG GACTTTACTGGTGAACGCAGGGGCTGTGCTGAACTTCAAGCT caaAAGGAAGGAGTCGCAGGGATTTGGAGATGACTCTGGATCAccaacaacag GGGACAACATCAGAGAGTTTCTGCTCAGCCTGCGGTACTTCCGGATCTTCATCGCATTGTGGAACATCTTCATCATGTTCTGCATGATCCT ATTGTTTGGATCATGA